In a single window of the Melanotaenia boesemani isolate fMelBoe1 chromosome 22, fMelBoe1.pri, whole genome shotgun sequence genome:
- the LOC121634217 gene encoding uncharacterized protein LOC121634217 produces the protein MTTSNSNSAHAESSEVCFISTERHLVLLMKDEQPPVTEADQLSLYLTDGTGGSPPPARPGLPDCKQLGNSPKDEAADSCSLSAGNKEDEEVRCQSDCTSKDAVHGTGLCNTRSQFAEVLETNQRREELDFSRAEGESPISSRDYAEFKPLYSESEKDPSGNLAEGGKKGKNKLEVQIYENENVSICKGETKGRGNESKTFIPSAAKCDEGSVLCNDVVLIGNIAAEKASLEVDNHSGADHEESAEGDNDEDPFCVIDPAIRSEADEEAEGMNANSDGTAGKEKVCGMEAPLPLCSDVGTLQKVSSADQAEQFDQQSRTQPCRAKNEVHCQSYAELHACSVNNETCDITGDEGSCQWKSSPLKPPPAGDGGTQESHDTQGHQLKEQSQSSCFPESVDHMKTQVVGYPHRETDKVETTAEIKEKEGGLNFLEKTEIDEQGKSEEKLELQSDKDETDASAVDHSEEETQNPTELGDKPECLCDQMCVTTEREERKEDINVDEEMKTEEKSEDDVQKQSEKKEDVSLESPVDWTEGSRLAFCNGDDQEQRFTSFTKCSPQHHSIEV, from the exons ATGACTACTTCTAACAGTAACAGTGCACATGCAGAATCATCCGAGGTGTGTTTTATCAGTACTGAGAGACACCTTGTGCTTCTGATGAAAGATGAACAGCCTCCAGTTACCGAAGCAGACCAGCTCAGTCTTTATCTGACAGATGGTACAGGTGGGTCTCCCCCTCCAGCCAGACCCGGTCTTCCTGACTGCAAGCAGCTGGGGAATTCTCCCAAGGACGAGGCTGCTGATAGCTGCAGTCTTTCTGCTGGAAATAAGGAAGATGAGGAGGTCAGATGTCAGTCTGATTGCACTTCTAAAGACGCAGTGCATGGCACAGGTCTCTGTAATACACGGAGCCAATTTGCTGAAGTTCTGGAGACTAATCAGAGGAGAGAGGAGCTTGATTTCAGCAGGGCAGAGGGTGAGAGTCCCATATCTTCCAGGGATTATGCTGAATTTAAACCACTCTACTCAGAGTCTGAAAAGGACCCTTCTGGGAACTTGGCAGAaggtggaaaaaaaggaaagaacaaATTGGAAGTACAGATTTATGAGAATGAAAATGTCTCCATTTGTAAGGGAGAAACAAAAGGCCGAGGTAATGAGAGCAAAACCTTCATCCCCTCTGCTGCAAAATGTGATGAGGGATCAGTTCTTTGTAATGATGTGGTTTTAATCGGAAATATTGCAGCTGAAAAAGCAAGTCTTGAAGTTGATAACCACAGCGGGGCTGATCACGAAGAGTCTGCCGAAGGAGATAATGATGAAGACCCATTTTGTGTAATTGACCCTGCAATCAGGAGTGAAGCTGACGAGGAGGCTGAGGGGATGAACGCTAACTCAGACGGCACTGCAGGTAAAGAAAAAGTCTGCGGGATGGAAGCACCTCTTCCACTTTGCTCTGACGTAGGGACGTTACAGAAGGTTTCATCTGCAGACCAGGCCGAGCAGTTTGATCAGCAAAGCCGAACACAACCCTGCAGAGCTAAAAATGAGGTTCACTGTCAGTCATATGCAGAATTGCACGCTTGTTCTGTAAATAACGAAACCTGTGACATAACTGGAGACGAAGGCAGCTGTCAGTGGAAATCTAGTCCGTTAAAGCCCCCTCCTGCTGGGGATGGAGGAACACAAGAAAGCCATGATACTCAGGGACACCAGCTGAAAGAGCAGAGTCAGTCGAGCTGCTTTCCTGAGAGTGTTGACCACATGAAGACGCAGGTGGTCGGATACCCCCATAGGGAAACTGACAAAGTGGAAACGACAGCTGagataaaagagaaagagggaggtttgaattttctggaaaaaactgaaattgATGAGCAGGGAAAGTCAGAGGAGAAGCTTGAGCTGCAGAGCGACAAAGATGAAACAGATGCATCTGCTGTTGATCATAGCGAGGAAGAAACACAAAACCCTACTGAGCTAGGAGATAAACCTGAATGTTTGTGTGATCAGATGTGTGTGACAACTGAGAGggaggaaagaaaagaggacATAAACGTTGACGAGGAAATGAAAACTGAGGAAAAATCTGAGGATGATGTGcagaaacaaagtgaaaaaaaagaggatgtgaGTCTGGAGTCACCCGTTGACTGGACAGAGGGGAGCAGACTGGCCTTCTGTAATGGAGATGACCAGGAACAAA GATTTACTTCATTCACAAAATGCTCTCCGCAGCACCACAGCATTGAAGTGTAG
- the LOC121633305 gene encoding RAD51-associated protein 2-like isoform X1 has protein sequence MPVLTSLPRQLLKTPQQQLHMPVAKSDNQMEVPGEEGDEAGEEEEVERFECHTDNRRNGSVSSDLTCNEVPSFTPAADIIALGCPEQQPNCGSVCDSSEDTHDELKPQSVPPAVPSEGLSSGLNSCSEFEMKEQLDRVLKELHLFFEISKNDFAEDRRSPPEQQSKTPPTFERITVKCPDHLSSPKLGHHRNTSADEADEDLSMEICGGDSGVSLTAVSSDGEQEVPLNRHPYRETSKDTAERHKEPREMEQKGKIWCPSFMCQPLLQQLSHRPPEQLRRLKPLKTCTRPIRVGLSRRAKTKHLHCFHPYKHET, from the exons ATGCCGGTCCTCACCAGCTTGCCCAGACAACTGCTGAAAACACCCCAGCAACAACTTCACATGCCAGTGGCAAAGAGTGACAATCAAATGGAGGTACCAGGGGAGGAAGGAGATGAAGCAGGCGAAGAAGAGGAGGTGGAAAGATTTGAGTGTCACACTGACAACAGGAGAAACGGATCTGTCAGCAGCGATTTAACTTGTAACGAAGTCCCAAGCTTTACCCCTGCAGCAGACATCATTGCCCTCGGATGCCCAGAGCAACAGCCTAACTGTGGATCAGTCTGTGATTCCTCTGAGGACACACATGATGAGTTGAAACCACAGTCGGTGCCTCCTGCTGTTCCCAGTGAAGGCCTTTCCTCTGGTCTGAACAGCTGCTCTGAGTTTGAAATGAAAGAACAGTTGGACAGGGTCTTAAAAGAGCTGCACTTATTTTTTGAGATCAGTAAGAATGATTTTGCAGAAGACCGTAGATCTCCACCCGAGCAGCAGAGTAAAACACCTCCAACCTTTGAAAGGATCACAGTAAAATGCCCAGATCACCTCAGCAGCCCCAAACTGGGACATCATAGAAACACATCAgcag ATGAAGCTGATGAAGACCTCAGCATGGAAATATGTGGAGGTGATTCAGGGGTTTCTCTTACTGCTGTCAGCAGCGatggggaacaggaagtgcCCCTTAACAGACACCCCTACCGGGAGACGTCCAAGGACACTGCAGAAAGGCACAAAG AGCCCCGGGAGATGGAGCAGAAAGGGAAAATTTGGTGTCCGTCCTTCATGTGTCAGCCTCTCCTGCAACAATTGAGCCACA GACCACCGGAGCAGCTCAGGAGGCTGAAGCCTCTGAAAACATGCACACGTCCAATCCGGGTTGGACTTTCAAGAAGAGCCAAGACCAAACACCTGCACTGCTTCCACCCCTACAAACATGAGACATGA
- the LOC121633305 gene encoding RAD51-associated protein 2-like isoform X2, which produces MPVLTSLPRQLLKTPQQQLHMPVAKSDNQMEVPGEEGDEAGEEEEVERFECHTDNRRNGSVSSDLTCNEVPSFTPAADIIALGCPEQQPNCGSVCDSSEDTHDELKPQSVPPAVPSEGLSSGLNSCSEFEMKEQLDRVLKELHLFFEISKNDFAEDRRSPPEQQSKTPPTFERITVKCPDHLSSPKLGHHRNTSAEPREMEQKGKIWCPSFMCQPLLQQLSHRPPEQLRRLKPLKTCTRPIRVGLSRRAKTKHLHCFHPYKHET; this is translated from the exons ATGCCGGTCCTCACCAGCTTGCCCAGACAACTGCTGAAAACACCCCAGCAACAACTTCACATGCCAGTGGCAAAGAGTGACAATCAAATGGAGGTACCAGGGGAGGAAGGAGATGAAGCAGGCGAAGAAGAGGAGGTGGAAAGATTTGAGTGTCACACTGACAACAGGAGAAACGGATCTGTCAGCAGCGATTTAACTTGTAACGAAGTCCCAAGCTTTACCCCTGCAGCAGACATCATTGCCCTCGGATGCCCAGAGCAACAGCCTAACTGTGGATCAGTCTGTGATTCCTCTGAGGACACACATGATGAGTTGAAACCACAGTCGGTGCCTCCTGCTGTTCCCAGTGAAGGCCTTTCCTCTGGTCTGAACAGCTGCTCTGAGTTTGAAATGAAAGAACAGTTGGACAGGGTCTTAAAAGAGCTGCACTTATTTTTTGAGATCAGTAAGAATGATTTTGCAGAAGACCGTAGATCTCCACCCGAGCAGCAGAGTAAAACACCTCCAACCTTTGAAAGGATCACAGTAAAATGCCCAGATCACCTCAGCAGCCCCAAACTGGGACATCATAGAAACACATCAgcag AGCCCCGGGAGATGGAGCAGAAAGGGAAAATTTGGTGTCCGTCCTTCATGTGTCAGCCTCTCCTGCAACAATTGAGCCACA GACCACCGGAGCAGCTCAGGAGGCTGAAGCCTCTGAAAACATGCACACGTCCAATCCGGGTTGGACTTTCAAGAAGAGCCAAGACCAAACACCTGCACTGCTTCCACCCCTACAAACATGAGACATGA